Within the Vigna angularis cultivar LongXiaoDou No.4 chromosome 10, ASM1680809v1, whole genome shotgun sequence genome, the region taaaggtaagggaagctagataatttaattgatttggtTATGATATATGAGAATGATGGTTGTTGGGGTTGTATGTATGTGAAAATGGAATGTTTGTATGCTCGGTATTGTATTGTGGACTGTTAATTGTTGTGGCCATGTTTGATTTCGGTTCTGAAAAATTATAGTAACTGTGCCGAGTGAATTGTGAGAAAGTGGAGTAGTAAAAACAGGGAATTTGTATCAGGAGTGGTTTTGGTCTGTAAGGATAATCTAGGTAAGTTGTTTAGGGCCTATTAGAACCCTTAAGTCCTTCTAAAATGTGTAAATAGTAGGAAAACAGATTTTGGGTCTTTGAGTTGTGGATTATGCAGAATTTGAAGTGAAATCTGGTATGAGACTCTTATGATTGATGTTAGAAAGATTTAGGTACTCTTGGATAGGTGTAAATGTGTATATGATTCGTGTTTGGAAGATTAGAAGTTTGGAAAActgtttagttttggtaaattttgatgtgttcataattctgcagaaaacTGAGGGTTCGTTGTTGACCACTCGGTCATGCGCTGATTTGGCTGTTCGGCCTTGTTCTGCGTCGGTCATTAACTGGGTTCGGTCTCTTTGGAGTCCTCCCAGTTCATGATCGTTCGGCcttagtagcgctcggtcttggaAGTGCTGGTTTTCTACTAGCGCTCGATCTCGGTAGTGCTTGTTTTGTACTAGCGCTCGGTCTCGGTAGTGCTTGTTCTGTACTAGCGCTTGTTTTGTactagcgctcggtctcagtagtgcttGTTCTGTACTAGCGCTCGATCTCGGTAGTGCTTGTTCTGTACTAGCGCTCGGTCTCGGTAGTGTTTGTTTTGTACTAGTGCTCGGTCTCGGTAGTGCTTGTTCTATACTAGCGCTCAGTCTCAGTAGTACttgtcttgtactagcactcagtcttagtagtgctcggtcttgcaCTGGTACTCGGTTTGGTATTAGTGTTCAGTCTTAACTACATTCGGCCTCTGATGGGCCTTACCTGTTAATGAGGTCTCTCTTATTGGTCGGTCCTAAATAGTGTACGACCACTCCTTCAGTCTTATCTGTCTCAGAGTGTTCGATCTAAGCCGATAGTGTTCGACATAAGATAAAAACGTTCGGTTTAACTCTAGTTTTGGGTTGTTCTAGTATTCGGCCCTAAAACTGTGTTCGGCTCATGCTTGAGTCTTACTCTTAAATGATCAATCAGTCATGTTAGTATATAGGGAGAGTTTCTCCCGTTCGGTCTTGTTAATAGGTTAGGTTGACCTTTTATGTTCGGTCGTGTTCAAGAATGATGGTTATTTTACTGATTCGTTTGATTATACTTAAATGTGATGGATGAGGAAGTATGTTGGTATTGAAGTATGGTATGATAATTCTAATGTAATGTGAAGATATGATGAGATACTTATAATAtggatatgaaagagtattctaGGGAGGAATGTCTCAGGATTGGTTATTGACATCACTTTTCTCAGTTGCCATGCACTGACATCAGTCCTAAAGGAACAATACGCATACCATTTACAATTTCCTCTTCCACCCAAGCACTTGACAGAAATCCTTTTCTTgtcattcttaataaattttaaacttctcCCATTACTTAGTGCATAAGTCCTTATGGCATCtgtgaattcatttttctcagCAAAATAAGTTCCTACTTCCCATTTATAATCCACCAAAGTTTTAGGCATACTAAAAGTGGGAAACCTTATCTTAGTCCTCACATGATTGTCCTCACTATCTGATCCACTAAACAACTCCTCTGATAACCACTCATTGTCAGACAACCCACACATATCATGAATAAATTCATTATCTGTTGACCGTTCAGACTCAAGTAAGGCACTGGAAGCTTGTTCTCCTACATTTCCTTTAGAAGACCCAATGTCACAATGCACGCTGACATCAATTAGAATGCCTTCACTTCTATCTACATCTTCGTCCTCAGACTCTGCCTGATGTGCATCACCCTCACTGCCTTCTACATCATCATCCTCTTCATAATCCTCTAGCTCAAAATCATCTACATCATGTACCTCAGCTTCCTCTACATGATGGATCTCAACatcctcaccatcaccctcataGGCATCACTATGATCCTCACCTTCACCCTCATACCCATCACCTTCACCCTCATGGGCATCACTATGatcctcaccatcaccct harbors:
- the LOC128194441 gene encoding uncharacterized protein LOC128194441, with protein sequence MDEERIKVVVHHSGNFVSDDNGNLSFEGERAEWSCDPDLFSYFGIVASVKELGHMDIKELWYGLGGQSVHPDRLELLTDDRGAMHMLNIARLNDEVHLYVVHNMMEPKIVEMIDWVGGQVDDEGDVARQVEEVEVEVVRDGQLGTEMVEGEGDAQDGDGLDHTAVGRKMVEGEDDAHEGEGDGYEGDGEDHSDVGKKMVEGDGQDHSDGGTKMGEGEGDGEDHSDAHEGEGDGYEGEGEDHSDAYEGDGEDVEIHHVEEAEVHDVDDFELEDYEEDDDVEGSEGDAHQAESEDEDVDRSEGILIDVSVHCDIGSSKGNVGEQASSALLESERSTDNEFIHDMCGLSDNEWLSEELFSGSDSEDNHVRTKIRFPTFSMPKTLVDYKWEVGTYFAEKNEFTDAIRTYALSNGRSLKFIKNDKKRISVKCLGGRGNCKWYAYCSFRTDVSAWQLRKVMSITNPETFLPRILFHIHIISISSYLHITLELSYHTSIPTYFLIHHI